Proteins from a genomic interval of Methanoplanus endosymbiosus:
- a CDS encoding nucleotide-binding protein, whose protein sequence is MDIDPVITERISLKIKEKGIDAGDEEIAAKLRILIEDFHIPPEEAEKTVTDEILKENKIRDFSGEKTAEMTAIADAFPGEWVTVEGKVVSLSDHPSESIAQSGVIADKTGAMNFVIWKKAGAEELEELEWYRFESAVVDEFRGAPSLKVHSGTTVTKTEQETPLIPNQVRISDLKPGVATLRAKVVRDFDAGHERMLQAGLLGDETGTVRFVTWKGGNSEVLEEDKIYTIYYAEVNEYQGKISLNITGSMVLEDEDTEIDVYEGDAETSGVFIHMGGGSGLIKRCPVEGCNRTLSRQNFCTIHEVQNDFRYDLRITGVIDDGKSAKNIIIQRAEAERITGITMDEAVKTATDSPLGYDDVVIQMKDALLGRYFTCKGNDMDGTILVKSCTSGRYDSSIHAGLINRTAEMLKENGGDC, encoded by the coding sequence ATGGACATTGATCCTGTTATTACAGAAAGAATCTCCCTTAAGATTAAGGAAAAAGGCATTGATGCCGGAGATGAAGAGATAGCCGCAAAACTTCGCATTCTTATCGAGGACTTCCATATCCCTCCGGAGGAAGCAGAAAAGACAGTTACTGACGAAATTCTGAAGGAGAATAAAATCAGGGATTTTTCCGGAGAAAAAACAGCTGAGATGACTGCCATTGCAGATGCGTTCCCGGGAGAGTGGGTGACAGTTGAAGGAAAAGTTGTATCTCTCTCAGATCACCCGTCAGAATCCATAGCCCAGTCAGGCGTAATTGCAGACAAAACAGGTGCAATGAATTTTGTAATCTGGAAGAAAGCCGGCGCAGAAGAGCTTGAGGAACTTGAGTGGTACAGGTTTGAATCTGCTGTTGTGGATGAATTCCGGGGCGCGCCGAGCCTGAAGGTTCATTCCGGAACAACAGTCACAAAGACAGAACAGGAGACACCCCTGATACCAAATCAGGTCAGAATTTCAGATTTAAAACCCGGAGTTGCAACCCTTCGTGCAAAGGTTGTCAGGGACTTTGATGCCGGACATGAGAGAATGCTTCAGGCCGGACTGTTAGGTGATGAGACCGGAACAGTCAGATTCGTGACCTGGAAAGGCGGCAATAGTGAGGTCCTTGAGGAAGATAAGATCTACACAATATACTATGCTGAAGTCAATGAATATCAGGGAAAGATCTCGCTTAATATCACCGGCTCAATGGTTCTTGAGGACGAAGATACAGAGATTGATGTATATGAAGGAGATGCAGAGACATCAGGTGTATTCATTCATATGGGTGGTGGATCAGGGCTTATCAAGAGGTGCCCGGTTGAAGGCTGCAACAGGACCCTCTCAAGGCAGAATTTCTGTACCATACATGAGGTGCAGAATGACTTCCGCTATGACCTCAGGATAACCGGAGTTATTGATGACGGAAAATCTGCAAAAAACATCATTATTCAGAGAGCAGAAGCAGAGAGGATAACCGGCATCACAATGGATGAAGCTGTAAAAACCGCAACAGACAGCCCACTGGGTTACGATGACGTAGTAATACAGATGAAAGATGCCCTGCTGGGCAGATACTTCACCTGCAAAGGAAATGATATGGACGGTACAATCCTTGTAAAATCCTGTACTTCCGGGAGATATGACTCATCCATCCATGCCGGACTCATAAACCGGACTGCGGAGATGCTTAAGGAGAATGGAGGTGACTGCTGA
- a CDS encoding nucleic acid-binding protein, with protein sequence MADENSNSERRRYFREPAKRVLASELRETRLQFKGGEDEYSPTYIMLPTGERCNRIFFCGILTNKERRGEDNNFIIARVRDPTGLFFINASSYNENAMHELSSVENDAYVAVVGKPAIRQTPDGAVMVNIRVETIAEVDEETCRTWLDDTTKATLDRIELFGETEDSEKASEFYNTDLSVYRKIVYDALAGQKL encoded by the coding sequence ATGGCAGATGAAAACAGTAACTCAGAGAGAAGAAGATATTTCAGGGAGCCGGCAAAGCGTGTTTTAGCTTCAGAACTGCGTGAGACGAGGCTCCAGTTCAAAGGCGGAGAGGATGAGTACAGCCCCACATATATTATGCTCCCGACAGGGGAGAGATGCAACAGGATCTTCTTCTGCGGAATTCTCACCAATAAGGAGAGACGAGGCGAGGATAATAACTTCATCATTGCAAGGGTGAGGGACCCGACAGGGCTTTTCTTCATAAATGCCAGTAGTTACAATGAGAATGCCATGCATGAACTCTCATCAGTTGAAAACGATGCCTATGTTGCAGTAGTAGGCAAACCTGCCATACGCCAGACACCCGATGGAGCTGTCATGGTAAATATAAGGGTTGAGACTATAGCCGAGGTGGATGAAGAGACCTGCAGAACCTGGCTTGATGACACAACAAAGGCAACCCTTGACAGGATAGAACTTTTCGGAGAGACAGAAGACTCAGAAAAAGCTTCAGAATTTTACAATACAGACCTTTCAGTGTACAGAAAAATTGTCTATGATGCACTGGCAGGACAAAAACTTTAA
- a CDS encoding nucleic acid-binding protein — translation MKEKEGQSRNFEREPAKRVFATELREARVQFKESTDDMSPSYIMLPTGERCNRIFFCGELKNKEKRGDQNVFYTARVKDATGLFFINAGSYQQEAMLQMTSLENDSYVAVTGKPIIKETQDGGFFVSVRVESISAVDDETYRLWLDDTAKATLDRIEIFGETEDSAKAGEFYSTDIKKYLKITYNALAGENY, via the coding sequence ATGAAAGAGAAAGAAGGCCAGTCCAGAAATTTTGAGAGGGAACCTGCAAAGAGAGTCTTTGCAACCGAACTCAGGGAAGCCAGGGTTCAGTTTAAGGAGAGCACAGACGATATGAGTCCTTCATATATCATGCTGCCAACCGGCGAACGGTGCAACAGAATCTTCTTCTGCGGAGAGCTTAAGAATAAAGAGAAACGCGGGGACCAGAATGTCTTCTACACAGCGAGGGTGAAGGATGCAACAGGACTCTTCTTCATAAACGCAGGAAGCTATCAGCAGGAAGCAATGCTTCAGATGACATCCCTTGAAAACGATTCATATGTGGCAGTAACCGGAAAACCGATAATAAAAGAGACGCAGGACGGCGGATTCTTTGTATCAGTCAGGGTGGAGAGCATATCAGCAGTTGATGATGAGACATACAGGCTATGGCTTGACGACACAGCCAAAGCTACCCTTGACAGAATTGAGATATTTGGTGAGACAGAGGACTCAGCAAAGGCAGGGGAATTTTACAGCACTGACATCAAAAAATACTTAAAAATAACCTACAACGCCCTTGCAGGAGAGAATTACTGA
- the nrdD gene encoding anaerobic ribonucleoside-triphosphate reductase: protein MIWTEEQLKLSKKYKNLEEIPVEERRYKCHTCHHVVTENPCPCCGETNLEIMCPLDHCNCHHNIIEKIEYCPLCGQAICPDCGSHDVSQVSRVTGYLADVSGWNKGKQQELKDRARYSVA from the coding sequence ATGATCTGGACTGAAGAACAGTTAAAACTGTCAAAAAAATACAAAAATCTTGAGGAAATCCCTGTGGAAGAGCGGAGATACAAGTGCCACACCTGCCACCATGTGGTTACAGAAAATCCGTGCCCATGCTGCGGTGAGACAAACCTTGAGATAATGTGTCCTCTTGATCACTGCAACTGCCACCACAACATAATTGAGAAGATTGAGTACTGCCCTCTCTGCGGCCAGGCAATATGCCCCGACTGCGGAAGCCACGATGTATCACAGGTTTCACGGGTAACAGGATACCTCGCTGATGTCTCAGGATGGAACAAAGGCAAACAACAGGAATTAAAGGACAGAGCGAGATACTCTGTTGCATGA
- a CDS encoding DUF1858 domain-containing protein produces the protein MVLTADSLLSELLQEKPEAAGILMRFGMGCVGCALASGENIRQAAEGHGIPLAELLDALGIEE, from the coding sequence ATGGTATTAACAGCAGACAGTTTACTGTCAGAACTTCTTCAGGAAAAACCTGAAGCAGCAGGGATACTGATGCGTTTTGGAATGGGCTGTGTAGGCTGCGCCCTTGCGAGCGGAGAGAACATCAGGCAGGCAGCAGAAGGGCATGGTATTCCTCTTGCAGAACTTCTTGATGCACTTGGCATAGAAGAGTAA
- a CDS encoding nucleotide-binding protein, translating to MSQPELSTIPGAGRDLRKLLIKQEMFGVDEYPEIIKRISQKIEEKGITAEEDRIASKLRLLIEDFHIPPEEAEKTVTNEILRENNVSTVSREPSSETIGIADANPGDWVTIEGKVVSVSAHPHEAIAQKGIIADESGAISFIIWEKAGAEPLEELRWYRIESAVVDEYRGAPSMKIHSGTTITKSEQEKPLMPTPVKIADLKPGVATIRVKMIQNWDPRHENMLQSGLLGDETGTVKFITWKERNNDFLGESRDKLLEENKVYSIYYAVVDEYNGNYSLNISDSMALEEEGADIEIASNETGVTGVFVNFSPNMGLIKRCPVEGCNRALSRQNYCPVHELQNNSKYDLRIIGTIDNGKEAHNVIIQREVTENITGMTLEKAIEMAENNPLGLDDVILEIKKVLTGRYYTCTGSDINGTILVESCTPKRFDSMEHAELLNRAAPEEEAGGEF from the coding sequence ATGTCACAACCGGAATTAAGTACAATTCCGGGTGCCGGCAGAGATTTAAGAAAATTACTGATAAAACAGGAGATGTTTGGTGTGGATGAATATCCGGAAATAATAAAAAGAATCTCCCAGAAGATTGAAGAAAAAGGCATAACTGCCGAAGAAGACAGAATAGCTTCCAAATTACGGCTTCTCATAGAGGATTTCCATATCCCGCCTGAGGAAGCTGAAAAGACAGTCACAAATGAGATACTGAGGGAGAATAATGTATCCACCGTATCAAGGGAACCCTCATCCGAAACCATCGGAATTGCGGATGCAAACCCCGGAGACTGGGTTACAATAGAGGGAAAAGTCGTGTCGGTATCTGCTCACCCCCATGAAGCCATTGCCCAGAAAGGAATTATTGCAGATGAATCAGGAGCAATAAGCTTCATTATCTGGGAAAAAGCCGGTGCAGAACCTCTTGAGGAACTCAGATGGTACAGGATAGAGTCCGCAGTCGTTGATGAATACCGTGGCGCACCGAGCATGAAGATTCATTCAGGAACTACGATCACAAAGTCAGAACAGGAAAAACCCCTGATGCCGACACCGGTCAAAATTGCGGATCTAAAGCCCGGAGTGGCGACAATAAGGGTTAAAATGATCCAGAACTGGGATCCCCGCCATGAAAATATGCTCCAGTCCGGACTTTTGGGTGATGAGACAGGCACTGTCAAATTCATCACATGGAAGGAGAGGAACAATGATTTCCTCGGTGAGAGCCGCGACAAACTTCTTGAAGAGAATAAAGTATATTCAATATACTACGCAGTTGTGGATGAGTACAATGGAAATTATTCACTGAATATCAGTGACTCGATGGCACTTGAAGAGGAAGGTGCCGACATTGAAATTGCATCGAATGAAACCGGAGTTACAGGTGTATTTGTGAACTTCTCACCAAATATGGGTCTTATAAAGAGATGCCCTGTCGAAGGCTGCAACAGGGCACTCTCAAGACAGAACTACTGCCCGGTGCATGAGCTCCAGAACAACTCAAAATATGACCTGAGAATAATTGGTACTATAGATAACGGAAAAGAGGCACACAATGTTATCATCCAGAGGGAGGTGACCGAAAATATAACCGGCATGACACTTGAAAAGGCAATAGAGATGGCAGAAAACAATCCGCTTGGCCTTGATGATGTGATACTGGAGATAAAGAAGGTCCTTACCGGAAGGTACTATACATGCACTGGCAGTGATATCAACGGAACAATTCTGGTTGAATCGTGCACCCCAAAGAGGTTTGATTCAATGGAACATGCAGAACTGTTAAACCGTGCTGCACCCGAAGAAGAGGCAGGAGGCGAATTCTGA
- the pyrF gene encoding orotidine-5'-phosphate decarboxylase, with protein sequence MTELMLALDVLTRAEAMDIAEKTHPYIDAIKIGYPLVLGSGLSVARDLSEFDLPLIADFKVADIPNTNRLIAEHVFEAGFSGIITQGFTGRDSVSACVDVAHSAGGKCYVVTEMSHPGALDFMGEGIAERLAALAVECNADGIIAPATRPERVKALREIIGKKKILSPGVGAQGGSAEEIAPLIDSMIVGRSIYNSEDPAKAAQSYSFIRN encoded by the coding sequence ATGACAGAATTAATGCTTGCACTCGATGTCCTGACAAGGGCAGAGGCAATGGATATTGCGGAGAAGACACATCCGTATATTGACGCAATTAAGATCGGATATCCGCTTGTACTTGGATCAGGCCTTTCGGTTGCGAGAGACCTGTCCGAATTTGACCTTCCCCTTATAGCGGATTTCAAGGTTGCCGACATTCCGAATACTAACAGGCTCATCGCTGAGCATGTCTTTGAAGCCGGATTTTCAGGAATTATCACTCAGGGATTTACGGGCCGGGATTCTGTGTCAGCCTGCGTTGATGTTGCACACAGTGCCGGGGGTAAATGCTATGTTGTCACTGAGATGAGCCACCCCGGTGCACTTGACTTCATGGGTGAAGGAATAGCAGAGAGACTTGCAGCGTTAGCTGTAGAATGCAATGCTGACGGAATTATTGCACCTGCAACAAGACCTGAGAGGGTAAAGGCGCTAAGGGAGATTATCGGAAAGAAGAAGATCCTCTCACCGGGAGTTGGTGCACAGGGTGGCAGTGCAGAGGAGATTGCACCGCTGATAGATTCGATGATTGTCGGACGTTCAATATACAACAGTGAAGATCCGGCGAAGGCTGCACAATCCTACTCGTTTATCCGGAACTAA
- a CDS encoding chemotaxis protein CheW has translation MAIINVVEFEINGERYALDIGLSREIVEMIPITPVPRAPYHIAGIINLRGEITNIINLNRILAIPDRENREEQKIIVLIPEAAEGSNVGIIVDNVHSVLQVSEDQIEEISKTISNEAYIKNIIKIGEDKEDGTEKKRLIMWLDVAQILRDILEANRA, from the coding sequence ATGGCAATAATAAATGTAGTGGAATTTGAGATAAACGGCGAGAGATATGCACTTGACATAGGACTATCAAGGGAGATCGTGGAGATGATACCCATAACACCTGTACCGAGGGCACCGTATCATATTGCCGGCATAATTAACCTCAGGGGAGAGATTACAAATATCATCAACCTGAACAGAATACTGGCCATACCCGATAGAGAAAACCGCGAAGAGCAGAAGATAATTGTCCTGATACCTGAGGCGGCAGAAGGATCAAATGTCGGGATTATTGTTGACAATGTCCACTCTGTTCTTCAGGTGAGCGAGGATCAGATAGAGGAGATCTCAAAGACCATCTCAAATGAAGCTTATATAAAAAATATAATTAAAATAGGTGAGGACAAAGAGGACGGAACAGAGAAGAAAAGACTCATAATGTGGCTTGATGTCGCCCAGATACTGCGGGACATCCTTGAGGCCAACAGAGCCTGA
- a CDS encoding methyl-accepting chemotaxis protein has translation MSISLITKILNRAIEGDYSERVDTNLFDGEERELAESVNTAIEFIIDSRKTCDNVMMLIEQNPKPMIIVDHNFNPVDMNRAYSKLMGAPKSELMRQDTSQYSIKTLKGESASTLFSDKKETECELEFTLKDGTKKILRQFGAPLKDERGSVEIGLFVYDDVTIEREEEKEIEKQIQTIKTLQERSETIVQQNPMPIILCDKQFNIRVVNDAYAQLSGINSDKLRKMTLRDFSVIRTEGDGIKYVLEEKNRSYGEVTVKFPTGEKILEQYGIPVLNNDKEIASILIVYNDITEIREKQQEVLRMMEEERARARVLNKSIGEVGEGMEFLRKGDFTSEMKIIEEDPLIQIKKDYNGTVSELRNIFSGVVTAMGEVGQHMKDADGSSEEVAKAAEQVAVGSQKCAELTKTLLDQIDGINRDIADLSASNEEIAGTSQEVLSEADRLSDMGHSAESLGKSANDKMGAVMEITRNTVFEMEELNAEMLEINNVLKMINEITNQINMLALNAAIEAARAGEHGRGFAVVAGEVKNLATDAKKATSKIDKVIENIQKSSSETVSSIKSANDEVELGVNIVNETIASLNNIVTGANHVTRDMGEIVRAIEAQANITNEIVHETEKSNQVTKETQREIEELAAFSEETSASVEEISGAISEVNSLADNIKQNLNRLRV, from the coding sequence ATGAGCATAAGCTTAATAACAAAAATACTTAACAGGGCAATAGAGGGAGATTACTCAGAAAGGGTTGATACCAACCTTTTTGATGGTGAAGAAAGAGAACTTGCAGAGTCAGTAAATACGGCCATTGAGTTCATCATTGACAGCAGGAAAACCTGTGACAACGTAATGATGCTGATAGAGCAAAACCCCAAGCCCATGATAATTGTTGACCATAATTTTAATCCTGTTGACATGAACCGGGCATATTCAAAACTTATGGGAGCACCAAAATCAGAACTCATGCGGCAGGACACCTCGCAATATTCAATAAAAACCCTGAAAGGTGAATCTGCCTCAACACTTTTTTCAGATAAAAAAGAGACCGAATGTGAACTTGAATTTACATTAAAAGACGGAACAAAAAAGATTCTGAGGCAGTTTGGAGCACCCCTGAAGGATGAGAGGGGCAGTGTCGAGATCGGGCTATTCGTATATGATGATGTCACCATAGAGAGAGAGGAAGAGAAAGAGATTGAGAAGCAGATCCAGACCATAAAAACCCTTCAGGAGAGGTCAGAGACTATAGTTCAGCAAAACCCCATGCCAATTATTCTCTGTGACAAACAGTTTAACATCCGCGTTGTCAATGACGCTTATGCACAGTTAAGCGGAATAAATTCTGATAAACTAAGAAAGATGACACTCCGGGACTTCTCAGTTATCAGGACAGAGGGAGATGGAATAAAATATGTACTGGAGGAGAAGAACCGGAGCTATGGCGAAGTTACCGTTAAATTCCCCACCGGAGAAAAAATTCTCGAACAGTATGGAATTCCGGTGCTGAACAACGACAAAGAGATTGCAAGCATACTGATAGTCTATAATGACATCACAGAAATAAGGGAGAAGCAGCAGGAAGTCCTCAGAATGATGGAGGAAGAGAGGGCAAGGGCAAGGGTGCTCAACAAGAGTATTGGTGAAGTCGGAGAGGGCATGGAATTTCTCAGAAAGGGCGATTTTACCAGTGAGATGAAGATAATAGAGGAAGACCCACTGATACAGATTAAAAAAGACTATAATGGAACTGTAAGTGAACTCAGGAATATCTTTTCCGGAGTGGTAACGGCTATGGGCGAAGTCGGGCAGCATATGAAGGATGCCGATGGCAGTTCAGAAGAGGTTGCAAAAGCCGCCGAACAGGTAGCAGTCGGAAGCCAGAAGTGTGCTGAGCTTACAAAAACCCTTCTGGATCAGATAGACGGAATTAACAGGGACATAGCAGATCTTTCAGCCTCAAATGAAGAGATCGCAGGTACATCACAGGAAGTTCTTTCTGAAGCTGACAGGCTCTCAGATATGGGCCATAGTGCCGAATCACTGGGAAAATCTGCCAATGACAAGATGGGAGCTGTCATGGAGATAACCAGAAATACAGTGTTTGAGATGGAAGAGCTGAATGCTGAGATGCTTGAGATCAACAATGTCCTTAAGATGATCAATGAGATCACAAACCAGATCAATATGCTTGCATTAAATGCCGCAATAGAAGCCGCAAGGGCAGGTGAGCATGGGAGAGGATTTGCTGTAGTGGCAGGCGAGGTAAAAAATCTTGCAACAGATGCAAAAAAAGCCACATCAAAGATTGACAAAGTGATAGAAAATATTCAGAAGAGCAGTTCGGAAACTGTCAGTTCAATAAAATCAGCCAATGACGAAGTGGAATTAGGGGTGAATATTGTAAATGAGACAATAGCATCCCTGAATAATATCGTGACAGGCGCAAACCATGTGACAAGGGATATGGGGGAGATTGTGAGAGCCATTGAGGCTCAGGCAAATATCACAAACGAAATTGTGCATGAAACTGAAAAGAGTAATCAGGTTACAAAAGAAACACAAAGAGAGATAGAAGAACTTGCAGCATTCTCAGAGGAGACAAGTGCATCTGTAGAGGAGATTTCAGGTGCAATCAGCGAAGTCAACAGTCTTGCAGATAATATTAAACAGAATCTGAACAGGCTCAGAGTATAA
- a CDS encoding cation:proton antiporter, which produces MMEGIALALLLCLGFALFSKRFNFPPVPMYMLGGIAIGVSGLNIVHETDVSDFLTQLGLLFLLFMMGLELNPSAFSGKKRNFFFSGLVDFGVNILIGFAASVLLGFPVYEAFVIAAAFYISSSAMAVSSLIENRKLASPESETILWLMVFEDIMLLFIIVAFSAASANPAKILLSAALVIAFFFIAVRILGSKIRVLLERDDDIPLLFTFTAVIAAAGISGLLEIPATLTAIALGSALSSTNPEMLERHAKPFRDVFLILFFVFFGISVDLTDGFPVIPVVILALLAIASKLISSMAIGMYVHKNPYSGIEVWSETTARGEFSLAIASMYGTPIIATTVAMIVLITSFTGGFMGRYSFRIKKIFREKRRLKTGKISA; this is translated from the coding sequence ATGATGGAAGGAATAGCCCTTGCACTTCTGCTCTGCCTGGGTTTTGCATTATTCTCAAAGCGGTTCAATTTCCCGCCTGTACCTATGTATATGCTTGGCGGCATTGCGATCGGTGTGAGCGGACTTAATATCGTTCACGAGACTGATGTCTCGGATTTCCTGACACAGCTCGGCCTTTTATTCCTGCTCTTTATGATGGGGCTTGAGCTAAATCCCTCAGCATTTTCCGGGAAAAAACGCAACTTCTTCTTCTCCGGCCTGGTGGATTTCGGAGTGAATATACTCATCGGATTTGCAGCCTCCGTTCTTCTCGGTTTTCCTGTCTATGAAGCTTTTGTAATTGCCGCAGCATTTTACATAAGCAGCTCAGCAATGGCTGTATCCTCCCTTATAGAGAACAGGAAACTTGCCTCGCCCGAATCCGAGACTATACTCTGGCTGATGGTCTTCGAAGATATTATGCTGCTCTTCATCATAGTTGCCTTCTCGGCGGCTTCAGCAAACCCTGCAAAGATACTTCTGAGTGCTGCTTTAGTGATTGCCTTCTTCTTTATTGCGGTCAGAATTCTCGGTTCAAAGATCAGGGTACTGCTTGAGAGGGATGATGATATACCTCTCCTCTTTACATTTACTGCTGTAATTGCTGCTGCGGGAATATCGGGGCTTTTAGAGATTCCTGCAACCCTGACGGCAATCGCACTTGGTTCTGCTTTATCATCTACAAACCCCGAAATGCTTGAGAGGCATGCCAAGCCATTCAGGGATGTATTCCTGATATTATTCTTTGTCTTCTTCGGAATTTCAGTGGATCTCACCGATGGCTTCCCTGTAATTCCGGTTGTGATCCTTGCACTCCTTGCAATAGCCTCAAAGCTGATTTCATCCATGGCAATAGGCATGTATGTTCATAAAAATCCGTATTCCGGAATTGAAGTGTGGTCTGAGACCACAGCCAGAGGTGAATTTTCACTTGCCATAGCCTCGATGTACGGCACGCCGATTATCGCAACAACTGTGGCAATGATCGTCCTGATCACGTCTTTTACAGGCGGATTTATGGGCCGGTATTCATTCCGGATTAAAAAAATTTTCAGGGAAAAAAGAAGGCTTAAAACAGGAAAAATCTCCGCCTGA
- a CDS encoding adenosylcobinamide amidohydrolase, translated as MKYYIKNKTLFLRGNFRAVSSGAGGGLSDVSTIINRTVEKNFMHDSPETFIEEIVRDEGCTGDFYGLLTAVDMKTLCVLINRTITVFITAGVSNPNPENPRLPGTINIIVHSRDGLYDEAMAGLIITATEAKTEALFSMGYDFAGTTTDAVVTCCNKENQKVHRYAGRMTGIGKWTAEAVLFGVQEAIARHDGKKPADKPALYVLSTIGGDHWIEWSPEGCPYYPCHFRGQVCNYCYCPFYPCNDEELGYSVDTSTGGTVWGCTNCILMHHPEIVSHLKKNPMAEISELKKVAEELELEINAEKQSE; from the coding sequence ATGAAGTATTACATAAAAAATAAAACTCTTTTTTTACGCGGAAATTTCAGGGCAGTCAGTTCAGGCGCAGGCGGCGGTCTCTCAGATGTCTCAACCATTATCAACCGGACGGTTGAGAAGAATTTCATGCACGACAGTCCTGAAACATTTATTGAGGAGATTGTCAGGGATGAGGGCTGCACAGGGGATTTTTACGGCCTGCTGACCGCCGTTGATATGAAGACTCTCTGTGTACTCATAAACCGCACCATAACAGTATTCATCACCGCCGGAGTGAGCAACCCAAACCCGGAAAATCCCAGACTTCCGGGTACGATAAACATAATTGTACACAGCAGGGACGGCCTTTATGACGAGGCAATGGCCGGACTTATCATCACTGCAACGGAGGCGAAGACAGAGGCCCTCTTCTCAATGGGCTATGACTTTGCCGGAACCACAACCGACGCAGTCGTCACATGCTGTAATAAGGAGAACCAGAAGGTACACAGATATGCCGGAAGAATGACCGGGATCGGCAAGTGGACCGCCGAAGCTGTCCTCTTCGGGGTGCAGGAAGCTATTGCAAGACACGACGGCAAAAAACCGGCAGATAAGCCCGCCCTGTATGTACTCAGCACAATCGGAGGGGACCACTGGATTGAATGGTCACCGGAAGGCTGCCCGTATTACCCCTGCCATTTCAGAGGACAGGTATGCAACTACTGTTACTGCCCGTTTTACCCGTGCAATGACGAAGAACTTGGATATTCTGTTGATACATCCACTGGCGGCACAGTCTGGGGGTGCACGAACTGCATACTGATGCACCACCCGGAGATTGTCAGCCATCTGAAGAAGAATCCTATGGCTGAAATCAGTGAACTTAAAAAAGTTGCAGAAGAGCTGGAACTCGAAATTAACGCAGAAAAACAGTCAGAATGA